A region from the Osmerus eperlanus chromosome 11, fOsmEpe2.1, whole genome shotgun sequence genome encodes:
- the tsku gene encoding tsukushi isoform X2 produces the protein MTLLWVSMSLLAWVHAGEVKNCHPSCHCEVESFGLFDSFSLTRVDCRGVGPSNIPIPLDTAHLDLSSNSIGLLSDTMLSGPGYTTLVSLDLSSNLISQVSSKALSRLRYLQTLDLSHNSLDSLAQGCFSGLPLVDVDLSHNRFRDFDLDVFITRGHGEPMSVDLSHNWLSSVSRGPHGGALHVQSMTLAENRLRSVPKLVGIPLRDLNLDGNPISCIEEGAFVELKDLVHLSLSGLSELSDIKPNSFSGLHNLQVLDLSSNINLKTLTPAVFIGLVSLQELNLSNSGVTSLPNNMLSHLPSIRSITLGPSTHCWRTQKQGQFHRQLGQIQFDHVLTCNIKGIVS, from the coding sequence ATGACTCTTCTGTGGGTTAGCATGTCCCTGCTTGCCTGGGTTCATGCAGGTGAAGTAAAGAATTGCCACCCCAGCTGCCACTGTGAAGTGGAGAGCTTTGGTCTGTTCGACAGCTTCAGCCTGACCAGGGTGGACTGCAGGGGAGTGGGACCCTCCAACATCCCCATCCCCCTGGACACAGCACATCTAGACCTCTCCTCCAACTCCATAGGCCTGTTGTCTGACACCATGCTTTCTGGCCCCGGCTACACTACGCTGGTCAGCCTGGACCTCAGTAGCAATCTCATCAGCCAGGTCAGCTCCAAGGCCTTGTCCCGGCTGCGCTATCTCCAGACCCTGGACCTGAGCCACAACTCTCTGGACAGCCTGGCTCAGGGCTGCTTCTCTGGCCTGCCTCTAGTGGATGTGGACCTTAGCCACAACCGTTTCCGGGACTTTGACCTGGATGTGTTCATCACCAGGGGTCACGGCGAGCCAATGAGTGTGGATTTGTCCCACAACTGGCTGAGCTCGGTCTCCAGGGGCCCACATGGGGGTGCGCTGCATGTCCAGAGCATGACACTAGCGGAGAACCGGCTGAGGAGCGTCCCCAAGTTGGTTGGAATTCCATTGCGGGACCTGAACCTGGATGGAAATCCTATCTCCTGCATTGAGGAGGGGGCGTTTGTGGAGCTGAAGGACCTTGTACACTTGTCTCTCAGTGGCCTCAGTGAGCTCTCAGACATCAAACCAAACAGCTTTAGTGGCCTGCACAATCTCCAAGTTTTGGACTTGTCCAGCAACATCAATCTCAAGACACTGACCCCAGCAGTGTTCATTGGGCTTGTTTCCCTGCAGGAGCTCAATTTGTCTAACTCTGGAGTAACATCTCTGCCAAACAACATGCTGAGCCACTTGCCTAGCATTAGGAGTATTACTTTAGGCCCAAGCACACATTGCTGGAGAACTCAGAAACAAGGACAGTTTCACAGGCAGCTAGGTCAAATCCAGTTTGACCACGTACTAACCTGTAACATCAAGGGCATTGTTTCTTGA
- the tsku gene encoding tsukushi isoform X1, whose product MVKTRMTLLWVSMSLLAWVHAGEVKNCHPSCHCEVESFGLFDSFSLTRVDCRGVGPSNIPIPLDTAHLDLSSNSIGLLSDTMLSGPGYTTLVSLDLSSNLISQVSSKALSRLRYLQTLDLSHNSLDSLAQGCFSGLPLVDVDLSHNRFRDFDLDVFITRGHGEPMSVDLSHNWLSSVSRGPHGGALHVQSMTLAENRLRSVPKLVGIPLRDLNLDGNPISCIEEGAFVELKDLVHLSLSGLSELSDIKPNSFSGLHNLQVLDLSSNINLKTLTPAVFIGLVSLQELNLSNSGVTSLPNNMLSHLPSIRSITLGPSTHCWRTQKQGQFHRQLGQIQFDHVLTCNIKGIVS is encoded by the exons ATGGTCAAG ACGAGGATGACTCTTCTGTGGGTTAGCATGTCCCTGCTTGCCTGGGTTCATGCAGGTGAAGTAAAGAATTGCCACCCCAGCTGCCACTGTGAAGTGGAGAGCTTTGGTCTGTTCGACAGCTTCAGCCTGACCAGGGTGGACTGCAGGGGAGTGGGACCCTCCAACATCCCCATCCCCCTGGACACAGCACATCTAGACCTCTCCTCCAACTCCATAGGCCTGTTGTCTGACACCATGCTTTCTGGCCCCGGCTACACTACGCTGGTCAGCCTGGACCTCAGTAGCAATCTCATCAGCCAGGTCAGCTCCAAGGCCTTGTCCCGGCTGCGCTATCTCCAGACCCTGGACCTGAGCCACAACTCTCTGGACAGCCTGGCTCAGGGCTGCTTCTCTGGCCTGCCTCTAGTGGATGTGGACCTTAGCCACAACCGTTTCCGGGACTTTGACCTGGATGTGTTCATCACCAGGGGTCACGGCGAGCCAATGAGTGTGGATTTGTCCCACAACTGGCTGAGCTCGGTCTCCAGGGGCCCACATGGGGGTGCGCTGCATGTCCAGAGCATGACACTAGCGGAGAACCGGCTGAGGAGCGTCCCCAAGTTGGTTGGAATTCCATTGCGGGACCTGAACCTGGATGGAAATCCTATCTCCTGCATTGAGGAGGGGGCGTTTGTGGAGCTGAAGGACCTTGTACACTTGTCTCTCAGTGGCCTCAGTGAGCTCTCAGACATCAAACCAAACAGCTTTAGTGGCCTGCACAATCTCCAAGTTTTGGACTTGTCCAGCAACATCAATCTCAAGACACTGACCCCAGCAGTGTTCATTGGGCTTGTTTCCCTGCAGGAGCTCAATTTGTCTAACTCTGGAGTAACATCTCTGCCAAACAACATGCTGAGCCACTTGCCTAGCATTAGGAGTATTACTTTAGGCCCAAGCACACATTGCTGGAGAACTCAGAAACAAGGACAGTTTCACAGGCAGCTAGGTCAAATCCAGTTTGACCACGTACTAACCTGTAACATCAAGGGCATTGTTTCTTGA